From the Nonlabens marinus S1-08 genome, one window contains:
- a CDS encoding alpha-amylase family glycosyl hydrolase yields MKKIVFLITVVFLVSCKEDKASLESASIIQVPTSPVYANNGKTEVLIADYIAGDQIADSITVDKGIKALPWSRTDSVFSFEMMDGPAVSLMTLWTDGIRNDVPVFKSSSKVIRINYDKPAVDSKVQIKGEFTNWAPTDLQTDGANLYYDATVPSGKFQYLFIVDGEEEKLNGTEPFIVSNGMGGFNRVIDNSRKAFPAELSYGAITDNGFTFTTTGKLENVVVFYENQKIPATLEGITYHVTLPEKDFSDRISKTQLVRVFASDTNGRTNDLLVPVQNGKVVRDPSQLDRSDFHTQVLYFMMIDRFLDADPSNTKPVADPEILPKANYMGGDLAGVLKKINDGYFEDMGINTIWLSPITQNPETAYGLWPEPKTKFSGYHGYWPISNTAVDYRFGREQLMKEIIAAAHDRGMNVILDYVANHVHEEHPLYKEHPEWATNLYLPDSTLNTERWDDHRLTTWFDTFMPTLDFSQPEVVEKMTDSALYWVTNYDLDGFRHDATKHVPEAYWRTLTKKIRNNTDRPIYQIGETYGSYDLIRSYVSTGMLDAQFDFNMYDAAVSAFAKADNSYSNLAETLNKGLEYYGHHHLMGNISGNQDRARFISYASGDVRFDEDAKLAGWTRETQMSDSTAYDRLGMLQAFNMTIPGVPVIYYGDEYGSIGAGDPDNRKMMKFDNLTRRESQLRELVQELAQLRRNSMSLLYGTTQVITDANGMLVLRRAYFDEETYVYFNETPIMMNVADKNKRFRGSETTLINALETDSQIQVKARNFAIIQAKRKTDKNSN; encoded by the coding sequence ATGAAAAAAATAGTATTTCTAATTACAGTCGTTTTTTTAGTTTCCTGTAAAGAGGATAAAGCCTCGTTAGAATCTGCCAGTATAATTCAAGTACCTACAAGTCCAGTCTATGCGAATAATGGCAAGACAGAAGTTTTGATTGCAGATTACATTGCAGGTGATCAGATTGCCGATAGTATCACAGTAGATAAAGGGATAAAGGCCTTGCCATGGTCAAGAACAGACAGTGTTTTTTCTTTTGAAATGATGGATGGTCCAGCTGTGAGCTTAATGACGCTATGGACAGACGGTATAAGAAACGACGTTCCGGTATTTAAAAGTTCGAGCAAGGTAATCCGCATTAATTATGATAAACCTGCGGTAGATTCTAAAGTCCAGATCAAAGGAGAATTCACAAATTGGGCACCGACAGATCTTCAAACTGATGGAGCAAACCTTTATTATGACGCCACGGTGCCTTCTGGTAAATTTCAATACTTGTTTATTGTAGACGGAGAGGAAGAAAAGCTAAATGGAACTGAGCCTTTTATTGTAAGCAATGGAATGGGTGGCTTTAACCGGGTAATTGATAACAGCCGCAAAGCCTTCCCAGCAGAATTAAGTTATGGAGCTATTACAGACAATGGGTTCACATTTACCACTACCGGCAAACTAGAAAATGTAGTCGTCTTTTACGAGAATCAGAAAATACCAGCAACCCTAGAAGGAATTACATATCATGTGACACTACCGGAAAAGGACTTTTCAGATCGAATTTCTAAAACACAGCTAGTTCGAGTATTTGCGAGCGATACAAACGGTAGAACAAACGATCTACTGGTTCCTGTTCAAAATGGTAAAGTAGTAAGAGACCCTTCTCAACTAGATCGATCTGATTTTCATACACAAGTGCTATACTTCATGATGATAGATCGTTTTCTAGATGCAGATCCATCTAATACCAAACCAGTCGCTGATCCAGAAATCCTGCCTAAAGCAAATTACATGGGTGGCGATCTGGCTGGAGTACTTAAAAAGATCAATGACGGCTATTTTGAAGACATGGGTATCAATACCATTTGGTTATCTCCGATCACGCAAAACCCTGAAACTGCCTATGGTTTGTGGCCAGAGCCTAAAACAAAATTCAGTGGGTACCACGGTTATTGGCCTATCTCGAATACTGCAGTGGATTACCGTTTTGGAAGGGAACAATTGATGAAAGAAATCATTGCTGCAGCTCATGATCGTGGGATGAATGTGATTTTAGATTATGTAGCAAATCACGTGCATGAAGAACACCCATTATATAAAGAACATCCAGAATGGGCAACCAATCTATATTTACCAGACAGCACACTCAATACGGAGCGTTGGGATGATCATAGGTTGACCACTTGGTTCGATACCTTTATGCCTACACTTGATTTTTCCCAGCCAGAAGTGGTAGAAAAAATGACCGATTCAGCATTGTATTGGGTGACTAATTATGACTTAGATGGCTTCCGTCATGATGCTACTAAACATGTTCCTGAGGCCTATTGGAGAACATTAACTAAGAAAATACGCAATAATACGGATCGACCTATTTATCAGATTGGGGAAACTTATGGTTCCTACGACCTCATACGCAGCTACGTGAGTACCGGCATGCTCGATGCACAGTTTGATTTTAATATGTATGATGCTGCGGTTTCCGCTTTCGCGAAAGCGGATAACAGCTACTCCAATCTTGCAGAAACCTTAAATAAAGGACTCGAATACTACGGCCACCACCACTTGATGGGGAACATATCCGGAAATCAGGATCGGGCTCGATTTATTAGTTATGCCAGTGGTGACGTACGCTTTGATGAAGATGCTAAACTTGCTGGCTGGACTCGTGAAACGCAAATGAGTGATTCCACAGCTTACGATAGATTAGGAATGCTTCAAGCGTTCAACATGACCATTCCAGGTGTGCCAGTGATCTATTATGGGGATGAATACGGTAGTATAGGTGCTGGTGATCCAGACAATCGCAAGATGATGAAGTTTGACAATCTTACGCGCAGGGAATCTCAATTGCGAGAGCTGGTGCAAGAATTAGCTCAGCTCCGTCGCAACTCCATGTCCTTACTTTATGGTACGACGCAGGTGATTACTGATGCAAATGGAATGCTCGTTCTGCGTAGAGCTTATTTTGATGAAGAAACCTACGTTTATTTCAATGAAACACCTATTATGATGAACGTGGCTGATAAAAATAAACGCTTTCGCGGAAGCGAAACAACCCTCATCAACGCGCTAGAAACCGATTCCCAAATACAAGTCAAGGCCCGCAATTTTGCCATTATTCAGGCCAAAAGAAAAACTGATAAAAATTCAAATTAA